The following are from one region of the Magallana gigas chromosome 4, xbMagGiga1.1, whole genome shotgun sequence genome:
- the LOC105331080 gene encoding N-acyl-phosphatidylethanolamine-hydrolyzing phospholipase D, with translation MDSTEEDLIRPIFKNGRYQNPFDTWEDTPGMGTFLKLMRSEDHSNIPSPRELDKTLPVETPNFQKLKNPPESDIQIMWIGHASVLVQMDGLTILADPVFSDRCSPVQFLGPKRYRPPPCKVKDLPHIDAIIISHNHYDHLDHGSVKSLNSKYDNKITWFVASGTKEWMINAGCKNVVELSWWEEAEFPGRPDFKFASVPCQHRCERTLWDSMKALWCSWIVKGPRHSFYFAGDTGYCSGFKQIGRKYGPIDFAAIPIGAYYPRWFMRPMHVDPEEAVKVYEDVKARHALGIHWGTFKMTREFYLEPPVKLGEELDKKKIDREKFFTLRHGQVHTIGQPIPS, from the exons ATGGACAGTACAGAGGAGGACTTGATCCGCCCCATCTTTAAGAACGGCAGGTACCAAAACCCATTTGACACCTGGGAAGACACCCCAGGAATGGGAACATTTCTGAAACTCATGAGAAGCGAAGATCACAGCAACATTCCGAGTCCAAGG GAATTGGACAAGACTCTCCCCGTAGAGACCCCTAATTTCCAGAAACTGAAAAACCCACCAGAATCGGACATTCAGATCATGTGGATAGGCCACGCCAGCGTTCTAGTACAAATGGACGGACTCACAATTCTTGCGGACCCTGTATTTAGTGACAGGTGTTCCCCCGTGCAGTTTCTGGGACCCAAACGATATCGACCCCCACCCTGCAAAGTTAAAGACTTGCCCCACATAGACGCAATCATCATTAGCCACAATCACTATGATCACCTAGATCATGGAAGCGTTAAGAGCCTCAATTCCAAATATGACAACAAGATCACGTGGTTCGTTGCCTCGGGAACGAAGGAATGGATGATCAACGCAGGTTGTAAAAATGTGGTGGAGCTGTCTTGGTGGGAGGAGGCAGAATTCCCAGGGAGACCCGATTTTAAATTCGCTAGTGTACCATGCCAACATCGTTGTGAACGAACCTTGTGGGATTCAATGAAG GCGCTGTGGTGTAGTTGGATTGTTAAAGGACCCCGACACAGCTTCTACTTTGCTGGAGACACTGGTTACTGCAGTGGGTTCAAACAGATTGGCAGAAAATATGGTCCTATCGACTTTGCCGCAATTCCCATTGGCGCATATTATCCAAG ATGGTTTATGAGGCCTATGCACGTTGACCCGGAAGAAGCAGTGAAGGTATACGAGGATGTCAAAGCGAGGCACGCCCTGGGAATCCACTGGGGAACCTTCAAAATGACACGGGAG TTTTACCTGGAGCCCCCAGTCAAGCTTGGAGAAGAGTTGGATAAAAAGAAAATCGACAGAGAGAAATTTTTCACACTCCGTCACGGTCAAGTGCACACGATCGGACAACCAATCCCATCTTGA